A single window of Vibrio stylophorae DNA harbors:
- a CDS encoding AraC family transcriptional regulator has product MVTDYHQRLRPVIRYLEQHFCDLRSLDEIAAMANLSPFHFHRIFKAVTGEPLNEYLRRLRLEAAAHQLFYQKQSVTEVALNVGFSSSQSLAKAFRLRFGISPSQMRHCDQMETFTEMMRRSKIGHQLRKAGHAGHSTKDYADWRQSSFRSTKMKIETFPAGYLAFIRITGPYGQGYEPVCNQLYGYAQRHNLMQAPWLFIYHDNPEVTPSERCRTDVCILLSEKPATEAGIEVCDFMGGRYATHRQQVEAHAQYAEGWQQLIGEIVAQKLSCDESRPCFELYHSMDPQTGVADVSFCSAISE; this is encoded by the coding sequence ATGGTTACGGATTACCATCAGCGCCTACGTCCCGTCATTCGATATTTAGAGCAACACTTTTGCGATCTGCGCTCATTGGATGAAATTGCCGCCATGGCCAATCTATCTCCCTTTCATTTTCATCGCATTTTTAAAGCGGTAACCGGTGAGCCACTCAATGAATATTTGCGCCGCTTGCGCTTAGAAGCGGCAGCGCATCAGCTCTTTTACCAAAAACAGTCGGTCACAGAAGTGGCACTCAACGTTGGATTTTCTAGCAGCCAAAGTTTGGCCAAAGCGTTTCGTCTACGCTTTGGTATTTCGCCGAGTCAAATGCGCCACTGCGACCAAATGGAAACATTTACGGAAATGATGCGGCGCAGCAAGATTGGACACCAATTGCGCAAGGCCGGACACGCAGGGCACAGTACAAAGGACTATGCTGATTGGCGTCAATCCTCATTTCGGAGTACAAAGATGAAAATCGAAACATTTCCCGCAGGTTATTTAGCATTTATTCGAATCACGGGTCCCTATGGGCAAGGGTATGAGCCGGTCTGCAATCAGCTTTATGGCTATGCACAGCGACACAATCTGATGCAAGCACCTTGGCTATTTATCTACCACGATAATCCAGAGGTCACGCCATCGGAACGCTGTCGCACCGATGTCTGCATTTTACTGAGTGAAAAACCAGCAACAGAAGCTGGCATCGAGGTATGTGATTTTATGGGCGGTCGTTATGCCACCCATCGACAGCAAGTGGAAGCGCACGCTCAATATGCCGAAGGCTGGCAACAGTTAATTGGCGAGATCGTGGCGCAAAAATTGAGCTGTGACGAAAGCCGCCCCTGTTTTGAGCTATACCACAGTATGGATCCGCAAACAGGCGTCGCCGATGTGAGTTTTTGTAGCGCCATCTCTGAGTAG
- the yfbV gene encoding terminus macrodomain insulation protein YfbV, with product MQQGGFLKRFGQGQRYMNLWPQRKELNPMFPEGRVIRATQFALRVTPAIAVIGVLLQMVLTNQPGLPQAVVTGLFALSLPLQGLWWLGSRSQTMLPPGLAAWYRELHQTITQEGIAVEPLKAEPRYQELAQILSRAFKKLDKHDLERWF from the coding sequence ATGCAGCAAGGTGGTTTTCTCAAGCGATTTGGTCAAGGTCAACGCTATATGAACCTATGGCCACAGCGAAAAGAGCTTAATCCAATGTTTCCGGAAGGGCGGGTGATTCGTGCCACGCAGTTTGCGTTGCGTGTGACACCAGCCATTGCCGTGATTGGCGTGCTATTACAAATGGTGCTCACCAACCAACCGGGTTTACCTCAGGCTGTGGTTACGGGACTATTTGCCCTGAGCCTACCATTGCAAGGGTTATGGTGGCTTGGCAGTCGCAGCCAAACCATGCTGCCACCCGGACTGGCTGCTTGGTATCGCGAGCTGCATCAAACCATTACCCAAGAGGGTATTGCTGTTGAGCCGCTCAAAGCTGAGCCCCGCTATCAAGAGCTGGCGCAGATTTTATCGCGCGCTTTTAAAAAGCTGGATAAACATGATTTAGAGCGCTGGTTTTAA
- a CDS encoding acetate kinase — translation MSKLVLVLNCGSSSLKFAVVDAQNGDEHLSGLAECLHLPEARIKWKLDGKHEAQLGDGAAHAEALAFIVDTILASKPELGQNIMSVGHRVVHGGEKFTKSVLIDDVVLKGIEDCATLAPLHNPAHIIGIKAAQAAFPGLANVAVFDTAFHQTMPEEAYLYALPYKLYKDHAIRRYGMHGTSHLYITRETAARLGKAENELNIINCHLGNGASVCAIKNGQSVDTSMGLTPLEGLVMGTRCGDIDPAIIFHLHDTLGYSVEQINNMLTKESGLQGLTEVTSDCRFVEDNYETKEEAKRAMDVFCHRLAKYVAGYTASLEGRLDAIVFTGGIGENSAPIREMVLNRLAILGVEVDSEANLKARFGGEGVITTDNSRVPAMVVSTNEELVIAQDTARLAV, via the coding sequence ATGTCGAAGTTAGTTCTCGTTCTTAACTGCGGTAGTTCTTCTCTGAAGTTCGCAGTCGTCGATGCTCAAAACGGGGATGAGCACCTGTCTGGTCTTGCTGAATGCCTTCACCTACCTGAAGCACGCATCAAGTGGAAACTAGATGGTAAGCATGAAGCACAACTAGGCGATGGCGCAGCCCATGCAGAAGCATTGGCTTTCATCGTTGACACCATTCTTGCTTCTAAACCTGAACTAGGTCAAAACATCATGTCTGTTGGTCACCGCGTGGTTCACGGCGGTGAGAAATTTACCAAGTCAGTTCTGATTGACGATGTTGTCCTAAAAGGTATTGAAGACTGTGCAACACTTGCACCACTTCATAACCCTGCACACATCATCGGCATCAAAGCAGCACAAGCTGCATTCCCAGGCCTTGCGAACGTTGCTGTATTTGACACCGCGTTCCACCAAACCATGCCTGAAGAAGCGTACCTATACGCACTGCCATACAAGCTTTACAAAGATCATGCAATCCGTCGTTACGGCATGCACGGTACTTCTCACCTATACATCACCCGCGAAACTGCGGCACGTCTAGGTAAAGCTGAAAACGAATTGAACATCATCAACTGTCACCTAGGTAACGGTGCGTCTGTATGTGCGATCAAAAATGGTCAATCTGTAGACACTTCAATGGGTCTTACCCCACTTGAAGGTTTGGTGATGGGTACCCGTTGTGGTGATATCGATCCTGCAATCATCTTCCACCTTCATGACACCTTGGGGTATAGTGTTGAGCAAATCAACAACATGCTGACCAAAGAGTCTGGTCTGCAAGGTCTAACTGAGGTGACTTCTGACTGTCGTTTCGTTGAAGATAACTACGAAACTAAAGAAGAAGCAAAACGCGCAATGGACGTATTCTGCCACCGCCTAGCAAAATATGTTGCAGGCTACACTGCATCTCTTGAAGGTCGCTTGGATGCGATCGTATTCACCGGTGGTATCGGTGAAAACTCTGCACCAATCCGTGAGATGGTATTGAACCGTCTTGCAATCTTGGGTGTAGAAGTAGACAGCGAAGCGAACCTAAAAGCTCGTTTCGGCGGTGAAGGCGTGATCACCACTGATAACAGTCGCGTACCTGCGATGGTTGTATCAACCAATGAAGAACTCGTGATTGCACAAGATACTGCTCGTCTAGCAGTTTAA
- the pta gene encoding phosphate acetyltransferase — MSRTIMLVPIGAGVGLTSVSLGVLRAMERKGVRVSFFKPIAQSRQGGTQPDLTSSIVRASSNLTVAESFPMAEARELIRNDQVDVLLENIVARFKESTKDSEVALIEGLVPTRKHTFANEINFEIAKTLDAEIVFVAVPGTDSPAMLQERIELACSNFGGLKNKQISGVIVNKLNAPVDDAGQTRPDLSEIFDDADMAKVANAEMPQLLSNSPVRILGCVPWSIDLIATRAADLASHLHAEIVNKGELETRRIKSITFCARSIPNMVEHFRPDSLLVTSADRPDVIVAACLAAMNGVKIGAILLTGGYEIPQQILDLCKDAFATGLPVFSAPGNTWQTSLALQSFNLEVPADDKERIEFVYDHVASHIDAQWVESMLEGAVRSARLSPPAFRYQLTEFARRANKRIVLPEGDEPRTVKAAAICAERGIAECVLLGNPEEIKRVAAQQGVELGAGVTIIDADSVRENYVARLVELRGAKGMTEVVAREKLQDSVFLGTMMLENDEVDGLVSGAVHTTANTIVPPFQIIKTAPSASIVSSVFFMLLPDQVLVYGDCAINPDPDAGQLAEIAIQSADSAAAFGIEPRVAMISYSTGESGKGADVDKVREATRIAQEKRPDLIIDGPLQYDAAIMENVAASKAPNSPVAGKATVFVFPDLNTGNTTYKAVQRSADLVSIGPMLQGMRKPVNDLSRGALVDDIVYTIALTAIQADQQNA, encoded by the coding sequence GTGTCCCGTACTATTATGCTTGTCCCAATCGGCGCTGGTGTTGGTTTAACCAGTGTGAGTTTGGGTGTGCTCCGTGCCATGGAACGCAAAGGCGTTCGTGTTTCATTCTTCAAGCCAATCGCGCAATCTCGCCAAGGTGGTACTCAACCTGACCTGACGTCTTCTATCGTGCGCGCTAGCAGCAACCTTACCGTTGCTGAATCATTCCCAATGGCTGAAGCTCGTGAGCTTATTCGTAACGACCAAGTTGATGTTCTTCTTGAGAACATTGTTGCGCGTTTCAAAGAATCAACCAAAGACAGCGAAGTTGCGCTGATCGAAGGTTTGGTGCCAACGCGTAAACATACCTTTGCTAACGAAATTAACTTCGAAATCGCCAAAACCCTTGATGCAGAAATCGTGTTCGTTGCCGTACCTGGCACCGATAGCCCTGCCATGCTTCAAGAGCGCATTGAGCTTGCATGTTCAAACTTCGGCGGTTTGAAAAACAAACAAATTTCTGGCGTGATCGTCAACAAGCTAAACGCACCTGTTGATGACGCAGGCCAAACTCGCCCAGACCTATCTGAAATCTTTGATGATGCAGATATGGCCAAAGTGGCAAACGCGGAAATGCCTCAACTTCTAAGCAACAGCCCTGTTCGTATTTTGGGTTGTGTGCCTTGGAGCATCGATCTCATCGCGACTCGCGCTGCTGATCTTGCGTCTCACCTTCACGCAGAAATCGTGAACAAAGGTGAACTTGAAACGCGCCGTATTAAGAGCATCACTTTCTGTGCACGCTCTATTCCAAACATGGTTGAACACTTCCGTCCAGACTCACTGCTTGTGACTTCTGCAGACCGTCCAGACGTGATCGTTGCAGCATGTCTTGCAGCGATGAACGGTGTGAAAATCGGTGCCATCCTGCTGACTGGCGGCTACGAAATTCCACAGCAAATCCTTGATCTTTGTAAAGATGCATTTGCCACTGGTTTGCCTGTATTCAGCGCACCTGGCAACACTTGGCAGACCTCTTTGGCACTGCAAAGCTTCAACCTAGAAGTACCAGCAGACGATAAAGAGCGCATCGAGTTCGTATACGATCACGTTGCAAGCCATATCGATGCACAATGGGTTGAGTCTATGCTTGAAGGCGCTGTACGTTCAGCTCGCCTAAGCCCACCAGCATTCCGTTACCAGTTGACCGAATTTGCACGCCGCGCGAACAAGCGCATCGTGCTACCAGAAGGTGATGAGCCACGTACCGTGAAAGCGGCTGCAATCTGTGCTGAGCGCGGTATTGCGGAATGTGTGCTTTTGGGTAACCCAGAAGAGATCAAACGTGTTGCAGCGCAACAAGGCGTTGAGCTTGGCGCTGGCGTAACCATCATCGATGCTGATTCAGTTCGTGAGAACTATGTGGCTCGTTTGGTTGAGCTACGTGGCGCGAAAGGTATGACTGAAGTCGTGGCTCGCGAGAAACTACAAGACTCAGTATTCCTTGGCACCATGATGCTTGAAAATGATGAAGTTGATGGCTTGGTTTCAGGTGCTGTGCATACCACTGCAAACACCATCGTTCCACCATTCCAAATCATCAAAACAGCACCAAGCGCGTCAATCGTATCTTCAGTCTTCTTCATGCTACTGCCTGATCAAGTACTGGTTTACGGTGACTGTGCGATCAACCCAGATCCAGATGCAGGCCAATTGGCTGAGATTGCAATCCAATCTGCTGATTCTGCGGCTGCCTTTGGTATCGAACCACGCGTTGCGATGATCTCTTACTCAACTGGTGAGTCAGGTAAGGGTGCAGACGTTGATAAAGTACGTGAAGCTACACGTATCGCTCAAGAGAAACGTCCTGATTTGATCATCGACGGTCCACTTCAGTACGACGCTGCAATCATGGAAAACGTTGCTGCTTCTAAAGCACCAAACTCTCCTGTTGCTGGTAAAGCTACTGTATTCGTATTCCCAGATCTAAACACCGGTAATACCACATACAAAGCAGTACAACGCTCGGCTGATCTCGTATCAATCGGTCCAATGCTGCAAGGCATGCGTAAGCCTGTGAACGACTTGTCTCGTGGTGCTTTGGTTGACGATATCGTCTACACCATCGCATTGACTGCGATCCAAGCGGATCAACAAAACGCTTAA
- a CDS encoding sulfite exporter TauE/SafE family protein: MSEWLALGLLLLGAILANLLSSLSGGGAGLVQFPLLLLLGLPFSTALATHKVASVALGIGATLKHYRAGTIDWPITLYVTVAGTLGVIIGAKVILFVPSEIATRALGALIFSLGCYSLLKKDLGMTPAPKHRNPFGLIMGGLGLASIGILNGSLTAGTGLFVTLFLIHWFGFAYQQAVAITLVSVGLCWNGIGGLTLVYLNAPIYWPWLAILLLGSFIGGYAGAHLATTHSNKLIKRCFVTLTLFIGAKLLLGL, from the coding sequence ATGTCTGAATGGTTGGCCCTTGGCCTGTTATTGCTTGGCGCGATCCTCGCCAATTTACTCTCTTCTCTTTCTGGCGGCGGTGCGGGCCTTGTTCAATTTCCCCTATTGCTGCTGTTAGGACTGCCCTTTTCAACAGCGCTTGCCACCCACAAAGTAGCCAGTGTGGCGCTTGGTATTGGCGCGACGCTCAAGCATTATCGTGCCGGTACCATTGATTGGCCCATTACCCTTTATGTCACGGTTGCAGGCACACTTGGGGTGATCATTGGCGCTAAGGTGATTTTATTTGTACCCAGTGAGATCGCCACCCGCGCATTGGGCGCACTGATTTTTTCGCTCGGCTGTTACTCCTTGCTGAAAAAAGATCTCGGTATGACGCCCGCACCCAAACACCGGAACCCTTTTGGACTAATCATGGGCGGACTTGGCCTTGCCAGTATTGGCATTCTCAACGGCTCGCTGACTGCGGGCACTGGGCTTTTTGTCACCCTCTTTCTCATTCACTGGTTTGGTTTTGCTTATCAGCAAGCGGTGGCAATTACGCTGGTCAGTGTCGGCCTGTGTTGGAACGGTATTGGCGGCCTCACCTTGGTCTATCTCAATGCCCCCATCTACTGGCCATGGCTGGCGATTTTACTGCTCGGCTCCTTTATTGGCGGCTATGCCGGCGCACACTTAGCGACCACCCATAGCAACAAACTCATTAAGCGCTGTTTTGTCACCCTCACCCTATTCATTGGTGCCAAACTCCTACTCGGGCTTTAA
- a CDS encoding SelT/SelW/SelH family protein, which yields MTDQHPQQDRNKATIDIYYCRQCNWMLRATWLSQELLHSFSEELHCVSLHPDTGGYFEIFCNGISIWERKRDGGFPEAKVLKQRVRDLIAPDRDLGHSDRTPV from the coding sequence ATGACGGATCAACACCCCCAGCAAGATCGCAACAAAGCGACTATCGATATCTACTACTGCCGTCAATGTAATTGGATGCTGCGCGCCACTTGGCTCAGCCAAGAGCTGCTACACAGCTTTAGTGAAGAGCTTCATTGCGTCAGCTTACATCCTGACACGGGTGGCTACTTTGAGATTTTCTGCAATGGCATCTCCATTTGGGAGCGCAAAAGAGATGGCGGCTTTCCTGAAGCCAAAGTGCTGAAACAGCGCGTGCGCGATCTTATCGCCCCTGATCGCGACCTAGGCCATAGCGATCGCACGCCAGTCTAA
- the yfcE gene encoding phosphodiesterase: protein MKLFFASDLHGCLASTQTMLNAFEQSGAEHLILLGDLLNHGPRNAVPAHYAPAQVAELLNTYADRIIALRGNCDSEVDQMLLHFPMMGDHHWVLLPEGRRLFLTHGHLYHADKRPPMRAGDALVHGHTHIPVAQYQGEQFIFNPGSTTIPKGGYAPSYGLYQDGQFTVMSFAGDTIVSGAL, encoded by the coding sequence ATGAAACTATTTTTTGCGTCCGATCTGCACGGTTGTTTGGCCAGTACTCAAACCATGCTCAATGCTTTTGAACAAAGCGGCGCTGAGCATTTAATTTTACTTGGTGATTTGCTGAATCACGGCCCTCGTAATGCGGTGCCTGCGCATTATGCACCGGCGCAAGTGGCGGAATTACTCAACACCTATGCTGACCGAATTATTGCGCTGCGTGGCAATTGCGATAGCGAAGTAGACCAAATGTTGCTGCACTTTCCCATGATGGGCGATCACCACTGGGTATTGCTGCCAGAGGGGCGTCGGCTCTTTTTGACCCATGGCCATTTGTATCATGCTGATAAACGCCCGCCGATGCGCGCTGGCGATGCTTTGGTGCATGGTCATACTCATATTCCCGTGGCTCAGTATCAGGGCGAGCAATTTATCTTTAACCCCGGCTCGACCACGATCCCGAAGGGCGGTTATGCGCCAAGTTATGGGTTGTATCAAGATGGCCAATTTACAGTGATGAGTTTTGCTGGCGATACCATTGTCAGTGGCGCGCTCTAA
- a CDS encoding TIGR01777 family oxidoreductase has product MRVLLTGGTGFIGKHLSRYLNQAHLTVVSRNPTRANELLGDNIQIISSLEALRHLNDFDAVINLAGEPIVDKRWTKAQKRKICQSRWKMTRELVTLFKMSTQPPKVFLSGSAIGIYGDQACRKIDESWHDFHPGFTHDVCAEWERIALSLEGVTRVCLLRTGVVLGAKAGMLKKLLPVFKLGLGGPIGRGEQFLSWIHIEDMTRAILYLLNHDACHGVYNLTAPNPVTNLEFSAALAQAMHRPLIFRTPAWTMKLALGEASSLVLDSQRIYPKRLEQSGFHFHHPQLSPALNHLLSHETC; this is encoded by the coding sequence ATGCGCGTGTTACTGACAGGTGGAACTGGATTTATCGGCAAGCATTTAAGCCGCTATCTCAATCAAGCACACCTCACTGTGGTCAGCCGTAATCCGACCCGCGCCAACGAACTTTTGGGCGACAACATTCAAATCATCTCCAGTCTTGAAGCGCTGCGCCATCTCAACGATTTTGATGCCGTCATCAATCTTGCCGGCGAGCCCATTGTCGATAAACGCTGGACCAAGGCGCAAAAACGCAAAATTTGCCAAAGCCGATGGAAAATGACCCGTGAGCTGGTCACCCTATTTAAAATGTCCACCCAGCCACCCAAGGTGTTTTTAAGTGGCTCTGCCATTGGTATTTATGGCGACCAAGCATGCCGAAAAATTGATGAAAGCTGGCATGATTTTCACCCCGGATTTACCCATGATGTATGCGCCGAATGGGAGCGTATTGCGCTCTCTCTTGAAGGCGTCACCCGCGTTTGCCTGCTTCGCACTGGCGTCGTTTTAGGCGCAAAAGCGGGCATGCTGAAAAAGCTACTGCCCGTCTTTAAACTTGGCTTAGGCGGGCCCATTGGTCGCGGCGAGCAGTTTCTCTCATGGATTCATATTGAAGATATGACCCGCGCCATTTTGTATCTACTCAATCATGACGCGTGCCACGGGGTATACAACCTCACCGCGCCCAATCCGGTCACCAACTTGGAATTTAGCGCCGCCCTTGCACAAGCGATGCATCGCCCGCTGATTTTTCGCACCCCTGCATGGACCATGAAACTAGCGCTGGGCGAAGCCTCAAGCCTCGTGCTTGATAGCCAACGCATCTACCCCAAACGCTTAGAGCAAAGCGGCTTTCACTTTCACCATCCCCAGCTATCCCCCGCGCTCAATCACCTATTGAGTCATGAGACCTGTTAG
- a CDS encoding GNAT family N-acetyltransferase, whose product MIVENVLPENYAEMLRVWENSVRATHDFITEEDIEFFKPIIIEQAFPAVTLRCVKNDSGSILGFVGINDAKIEMLFILNEARGQGIGKVLLQYAIEQLGATKVDVNEQNPKAVGFYEHMGFQVISRSPLDDLGKPFPILHMTL is encoded by the coding sequence ATGATTGTAGAAAATGTGCTTCCTGAAAATTACGCAGAAATGCTGCGTGTTTGGGAAAACTCAGTCCGAGCAACTCATGACTTCATTACAGAAGAAGATATTGAGTTTTTTAAACCCATTATCATTGAGCAGGCTTTTCCTGCTGTCACCTTAAGATGTGTGAAAAATGACAGTGGTTCAATTTTAGGTTTTGTGGGTATTAACGACGCAAAGATTGAAATGCTGTTCATCTTAAACGAGGCAAGAGGACAAGGTATTGGTAAGGTACTACTGCAATATGCAATAGAGCAGTTAGGCGCAACCAAAGTCGATGTAAACGAGCAAAACCCAAAAGCAGTCGGCTTCTACGAGCATATGGGTTTTCAAGTTATTTCTCGCTCACCACTTGATGATCTGGGAAAACCTTTTCCAATTCTGCATATGACACTTTAA